A genome region from Etheostoma cragini isolate CJK2018 chromosome 4, CSU_Ecrag_1.0, whole genome shotgun sequence includes the following:
- the efcc1 gene encoding EF-hand and coiled-coil domain-containing protein 1 — protein sequence MMDAIDSIDPYSRPARRTQWIVSTLAYHYGLDRGVENEIIVLATGLDQYLQEIFHHMDYEGGGKIPLEDFNILCEVLGLNKDSEDTECTGILDNLPSELTFRHFHAKLCGFFSTKAGCQYENGRLLVGKDSEHIETQIRLRSPLRRREKLLCVGVSGDSDPSSEGRHASGCRLGSCTKECYEEIVALEEAEDRIAKLEDENASLRELIEDMRAALQSSDARCLALQVGLWKSHSKHKPEEGCFAARRKQEAQKSLSITNSKSSTYSNLKSLQNIIHEIELLRSSSDRQVEEAMLCNERLEQELWSSKETVAALEDCNRALKREQAGMRRKVEEARQALLSGLGKVKELEAKASHVSALQRHILQLESELLYYRSEVSKLQLPSNTRAEQQLGVGSRPPQRCCSDSQHDRCSPTGRAVTTPDKMEEQLFRSVEGQAASDEEEDKWTEDQQKQVDEVKRILTRLSCCGERCDDKAFKKLMSNYGSSRSEESCGAVMELLERVTRLHKQLELKESQAGIDMDQIKDSLVQELQQKAEETELLQMELQMLETERVRLSLVEEKLVDILQLLQQLRDLNVSRRSLGKILLSTLGSCSDPQHGKAHILEVLNALYHELAACEILSTHGPLERTQSQLSLIISC from the exons TTCCATCACATGGACTATGAAGGTGGAGGCAAAATCCCATTGGAGGATTTTAACATCTTGTGTGAAGTTCTGGGACTGAACAAAGACTCGGAGGACACAGAATGCACCGGCATTTTGGACAATTTACCGAGCGAGCTCACATTCAGACACTTCCACGCCAAACTGTGCGGATTCTTCAGCACCAAGGCGGGGTGTCAGTATGAGAACGGTCGGCTGCTGGTCGGGAAGGACAGCGAGCATATCGAGACTCAGATCCGCCTCAGGAGCCCTCTGAGGCGGCGAGAGAAGctgctgtgtgtgggtgtgagcgGGGACTCCGACCCCTCCTCGGAGGGACGGCACGCCTCCGGCTGCAGGCTCGGGTCCTGCACCAAGGAGTGCTATGAGGAGATAGTGGCgctggaggaggcagaggacCGAATAGCGAAGCTGGAAGATGAGAATGCGAGTCTGAGGGAGCTGATTGAGGACATGCGAGCCGCACTCCAGAGCAGTGATGCCCGGTGTTTGGCTCTGCAG GTAGGACTATGGAAAAGTCACTCCAAACATAAACCAGAGGAAGGCTGTTTTGCTGCCCGGCGTAAACAAGAGGCCCAGAAAAGTTTGAGCATCACCAACTCAAAAAGCAGCACCTATAGCAACCTGAAGAGCCTGCAGAACATCATCCACGAGATAGAGCTGCTGCGGAGCTCCAGCGACCGACAGGTGGAGGAGGCCATGCTGTGTAATGAGAGACTGGAGCAGGAGCTATGGAGCTCCAAGGAGACTGTGGCTGCTCTAGAGGACTGCAACCGAGCCCTGAAGAGGGAGCAGGCGGGCATGAGGAGGAAGGTGGAGGAGGCCAGGCAGGCGCTGCTCAGCGGCCTGGGGAAGGTGAAGGAACTGGAAGCCAAGGCCAGTCATGTGTCGGCACTGCAGAGGCACATCCTCCAGCTGGAATCAGAGCTCCTCTACTACAG GTCGGAGGTGtcaaaactacaactcccaaGCAACACtagggcagagcagcagctagGTGTTGGCAGCAGGCCGCCGCAGAGATGTTGCTCGGACTCCCAACATGACCGATGTTCTCCGACAGGGCGCGCTGTGACGACCCCCGATAAAA TGGAGGAGCAGCTGTTTCGTTCAGTGGAGGGCCAGGCGGCGTCCGACGAGGAAGAGGATAAGTGGACCGAAGATCAGCAAAAGCAGGTGGACGAGGTGAAGAGGATCTTGACAAGACTGTCCTGCTGTGGGGAAAG GTGCGACGACAAGGCGTTCAAGAAGCTGATGTCTAATTATGGGAGCTCGAGGAGCGAGGAGAGCTGCGGCGCTGTAATGGAGCTCCTGGAGAGGGTGACCAGGTTGCATAAGCAGCTGGAGCTGAAGGAAAGCCAGGCAGGAATAGACATGGACCAG ATAAAGGACTCTCTGGTgcaggagctgcagcagaagGCAGAGGAGACTGAGCTGCTTCAGATGGAGCTGCAGATgctggagacagagagggtTCGTCTGTCGCTGGTGGAGGAGAAACTTGTGGACATCCTGCAGCTGCTCCAGCAGCTTAGAGACCTG AACGTATCGCGGAGGTCTCTTGGGAAAATCTTGCTCAGCACTTTGGGGTCCTGCAGCGACCCGCAACACG GGAAAGCCCACATTCTGGAGGTGCTCAACGCTCTCTATCATGAACTGGCTGCCTGTGAGATCCTGTCTACCCATGGACCTTTGGAGCGGACACAGAGTCAGCTGTCTCTCATCATCTCCTGCTAA